A genome region from Penaeus vannamei isolate JL-2024 chromosome 20, ASM4276789v1, whole genome shotgun sequence includes the following:
- the LOC113823467 gene encoding peptidyl-prolyl cis-trans isomerase FKBP10 — MNSSAFVIVAVCACACAAQQLRVEVLSKPGKCDIETAPGDKIRVHYVGRLTSGEIFDQSRPRGDPFEFRLGAGQVIKGWDRGLEGMCVGERRHLTIPPEFAYGDKGAGSVIPPGATLEFEVELIEVPDKVFRAEDQPERRPRPDQQSPADPPKLMAQTLVRPQSCSQKAAQGDAVTVHYTGQLTNTKKFDSSVDRDEPFRFTLGQGSVIRGWELGVAGMCVGETRRLTIPPSLAYGERGAGDVIPPNATLIFTIQLLKIN; from the exons ATGAATAGTTCAGCGTTCGTTATCGTGGcagtgtgcgcgtgcgcgtgcgcggcGCAGCAGCTGCGAGTGGAGGTGCTGAGCAAACCGGGCAAGTGCGACATCGAGACGGCGCCGGGCGACAAGATCAGGGTCCACTACGTCGGCCGCCTCACCAGCGGGGAAATCTTCGACCAGAG CCGTCCGCGCGGCGACCCCTTCGAGTTCCGCCTGGGGGCCGGCCAGGTGATCAAGGGCTGGGACCGCGGCTTGGAGGGCATGTGCGTGGGCGAGCGGCGCCACCTGACCATCCCGCCTGAGTTCGCCTACGGAGACAAGGGCGCCGGCAGCGTCATCCCGCCAG GGGCCACCCTGGAGTTCGAGGTGGAGCTCATCGAGGTGCCTGACAAGGTGTTTCGCGCCGAGGACCAGCCCGAGCGGCGCCCCCGCCCCGATCAGCAGAGCCCGGCCGACCCCCCTAAGCTGATGGCGCAGACGCTGGTCCGCCCGCAGTCGTGCTCGCAGAAGGCCGCCCAGGGCGACGCCGTGACCGTGCACTACACCGGCCAGCTCACCAACACCAAGAAGTTCGACTCCAG CGTCGACCGCGACGAGCCATTCCGGTTCACGCTCGGCCAGGGCTCGGTGATCCGCGGCTGGGAACTGGGCGTGGCCGGCATGTGCGTGGGCGAGACTAGGCGCCTCACGATCCCGCCCAGCCTGGCCTACGGGGAGCGGGGCGCCGGGGACGTCATTCCGCCGA ACGCTACGCTGATCTTCACCATCCAGCTGCTGAAGATCAATTAG
- the LOC113823466 gene encoding procollagen-lysine,2-oxoglutarate 5-dioxygenase 2, which translates to MFLSVLTASLAVIGCLVTQTTCTEDRDLLIVTVATNETDGFKRFIRSLNINGLQVKVLGLGLAWEGGDVKNVAGGGHKVNLLKEELKKYKDDAKKIIMFSDSYDVIFTGGKDAILERFDKLNAQVVFAAEDYCWPNKNLASQYPRVAFGYKYLNSGGFIGYAPDVYKVVTAHEIKNEEDDQLYYTEIFLDEKLRKLHGMKLDTQAKIFQNLNGQYGDVSLKFDEDDTVIVNTVYQSSPVVIHGNGPSKILLNSLGNYLAKSWVYGHECLACKENTKDLKQLEKSEYPVVLVAVFVEKPMPFLEEMLDKVASLDYPKDRIHLFVHNQEKLHVQLVDEWMSRQKSAGYRSTKFISEADNIKEWHARNLAVEHCLKKDCDAYFSVDGDIHLDNPETLTHLLSQNRPILGAVMVRAGQAWSTFWGALNEDGFYARSIDYMDIVNNNRRSVLLLICSCICLLFCYKEPKMILTQHSRKIRNINNGKSGLAVLGFILIFCCSCRRWVGSAGLQLTIVVIFINIWLGRIYSLTFLCKFELHLV; encoded by the exons ATGTTTCTCTCGGTTTTAACGGCATCGTTGGCCGTTATTGGCTGCCTGGTGACTCAGACAACTTGCACTGAAGATAGAG ATCTGCTGATAGTGACTGTAGCAACAAATGAGACAGATGGATTTAAGCGTTTCATCCGTTCGCTCAATATCAATGGCCTGCAAGTTAAA GTATTAGGTCTTGGTCTTgcatgggaaggaggggatgtcAAGAATGTAGCAGGTGGAGGTCACAAAGTTAATCTGCTGAAGGAAGAACTCAAGAAGTACAAAGATGATgcaaaaaagataattatgttTAGTGATAG TTATGATGTCATCTTCACTGGAGGCAAAGATGCTATTTTGGAGAGGTTTGACAAACTTAATGCCCAAGTGGTCTTTGCTGCGGAAGATTATTGCTGGCCAAATAAAAACTTGGCATCACAGTATCCAAGGGTAGCATTTGGGTACAAGTACCTAAATTCTGGAG GTTTCATCGGCTATGCACCAGATGTTTACAAAGTTGTCACAGCACATGAAATTAAGAATGAAGAAGATGACCAGTTGTACTACACAGAAATATTTCTTGATGAGAAGCTTCGTAAGCTTCATGGGATGAAGCTTGATACTCAGGCTAAGATATTTCAGAACCTTAATGGACAATATG GTGATGTATCTCTGAAATTTGATGAAGATGACACAGTAATTGTAAACACTGTCTACCAGTCATCACCTGTTGTAATTCATGGTAATGGTCCATCGAAAATTCTTCTAAATTCTCTTGGCAATTACTTGGCAAAGTCATGGGTCTATGGTCATGAATGCCTTGCATGCAAAGAGAACACAAAAGATCTAAAGCAACTAGAG AAGTCAGAATACCCTGTTGTGTTAGTAGCTGTTTTTGTGGAGAAACCAATGCCTTTCTTGGAAGAGATGCTAGACAAAGTTGCCAGTCTTGATTATCCAAAGGACAGAATACATCTATTTGTTCATAATCAG gaaaaacttCATGTCCAACTTGTGGATGAGTGGATGTCAAGGCAGAAGTCAGCAGGATACCGTAGCACAAAGTTCATATCTGAAGCTGATAACATAAAGGAGTGGCATGCACGCAATCTTGCAGT gGAGCATTGTCTCAAGAAGGATTGTGATGCATATTTTAGTGTCGATGGCGATATTCATCTAGATAATCCGGAGACTTTGACACACCTTCTAAGCCAGAACAG GCCAATTTTAGGTGCAGTGATGGTTCGTGCTGGCCAGGCCTGGTCTACATTCTGGGGAGCCCTTAATGAGGACGGCTTCTATGCAAGGTCCATCGACTACATGGACATTGTCAACAACAACAGAAGGTCAGTGCTGTTATTAATTTGTAGTTGTATTTGTCTGTTATTTTGTTATAAAGAACCTAAAATGATTCTAACACAACACAGCAGGAAGATAAGAAACATAAACAATGGAAAGTCTGGCTTGGCTGTTTTGGGCTTCatattaattttttgttgttcatGTAGAAGATGGGTTGGAAGTGCTGGCTTGCAGTTAACTATAGTTGTGATATTCATCAATATTTGGCTTGGCAGAATATATTCACTTACATTTTTATGTAAATTTGAATTACATCTTGTCTAA